ACGGGcagattataattttatttcataaaatttcatttgGGCCGACGAGAAATGTCGGTTATGACGACAAATTGCGGTGCGGTTGGCGTAGGCAGGGCTTTATTAACATTCAGGAGTTGTTGCCACCACTTCTGGTCTGAGCTCGGTTATTATCGCGTGGTGCTACAGCTTCCATAATAATCAGCTAATATTGTAAGGAAATAAGTTACAAATTGTTACGCGCATTAGCGGTAGCAGGATGCGACAGTTATGCAATTGTTTACCAACTAACTGCAGCTTTTGCCTGTTCTTTCAGTATCATTTAGATTGAATTtctcagaataaaaaaagtattaaatatatatcctaTTACTAAAACGAAAATTACTACATGGCTATCCAACGGAAGAGTTCATTGAATCAAATATATGACATCCATAGCCATCCAGTAGTACGTAtctataatatgaatataacCACACACACTCAcccatacaaacacacacacacacacgcacacacatacatataacataaactaaatctagtggtacatttgtataattagtgTAGTATTTCTCGGTGGTGGGCAATGGTACATGCATCACAGTTATGACTATTGCCAGTGTCACCTTTGCTAATATTTTAAGAGCCATTGTAACTGTAGTTGTGATCGGTTGATGTAAAGAGTATAACTTAGTTTCActatttaagatttattttattttatttaaacacttaTAAATGAACTACAATTAAAACTTGAAACTTACCCAGATCACTAGTACAGAAGGCCATTTCTAGTTCCGAATCTGAACACGGCCGGCAGTCGGCAGTAGCTGGGTCGTAGTGCCTCCTCACCAATGGCCTAGCTTCGTATCTAAAGATGGCCACTCGTCTCTTCGGTCCTTCCTCGGGTTCCGCCTCAACGTATAACGCTGCTTGTCCGTGTCGACTGCGAAAGCACCGCAGCTCGCGGACATCACCATCATCAGGCGCGTATAGAGGAACGAGTCTGCGGACGCCTTCTACGAAGATTCGCGCTGGGAAGCGTTCTGCTGCCTCTGGAAAAGTAAGAACGAAttaacacctaaggtaatcgttgcagataggcaccgaggaccaACCTCTGcggtttatttgttttatttgataaatatataaaaaaagatagtaTTAGATATCTACAGTTCGCACAATCCTTTTAGTATTAGtggagctatttgtgacagagctccttggggaagtactaccgcgaTGATTATTTCCGACCGAGCAGCATTGCTTTCCTCTGGTCTGAAGGGTTGTAGGTTGTACTAATAAGATAGGCCCAggattttaaatacatttaaagacCATCCAATTTAGTTTCATTGGAATTGTCTTTTTTATCTTAGCTTCTGTAACggtttataatcattttatagataactagctgtaccctgccacgcttcgctgtggcacattgtgattgaatggttgagaaaaatatataaaaacaatccttgatgcgtatttatatatcatgctaaaattacgatcggtgcagaactttttgagtttttgaagcgtacacaaaccaacataacaatcttatatatatagattaacttGTAGTAGATGTTTTTATGACAGCTCCTCTGgtaaagtacctactaccgcaaTGCTACTTATAATGCTTATTACTTATCTCATTAGGTACATGCTTTTGACAGGTGTAAAGCTTGCAATACTTGCTATCAAACGTCACTTGCAgtattttgtatgcaaaagtgacgttcgaCAGCAAtaatcgcgagatttacgcctgccgCAAACCTAGTGTGAGATATGTAATCACCCTACCGTTCTGAACGGCGCGATTGCCGGTGTATTAAGAGgttcatgaggcttaacacctacgctgcAGGTTGGAGGAACAAGAGCGGCACCTAGTAGGAcggttccttgcatgccctgcgaaatgttgctatgtttataggcgatagtttttgGATAATCATCAGTTGAGTAATCTTCTTGGTCTGCGAACACTGAACGATTGCTTAGCCGGCTGAAGTTGGCCCTCCGAGACGATCGCGTTTAtacttatacaaatataatatgtcagACTAAATGGTAAAAACTGTATCAGCGCCACTAGTGGCTTACCTCAGCCCGACAAACTTAGATCGTGCTAAACGAATATAtaccttattttaataaataaattttatttatgtttaaatgaataattcataaatatttttccattgCACAACAATGTGGTTAGTGAGGTTATGGTGATTATATCTATCTACTAAGTTTACAAGGGAAACCTTGTCTGAGGGGAAGCCCATAACTGCCTCAGGCGGTCAAATCAAAGTTTAATCTCATACCAATGCATGGCAATTTGCATAACCCAAGACTGATCCCTAATAAGGCTTTTACACGGCATCGTATTGAAACGCCAAGTTTCTTGGGATTGCCTTTGCTGATAACCGCAGCCAAATCGAAACTCATCTCCACTGTTCCAAgttcattattattaacactATAATTACCTGAAGTTCCTAGAATTCGAAgtctataataaaattaaattcaaattaaaagaaAGACTCGACAGATCTAGAAGGTTTTgggtttttttataacactagTGTAATACTAAAAATCCATCAAGGAATCCGGTAGTTTGAAGAACAACTCAACCTTTACGAGACTAACGCCGTGTGTTACTTATAtgacttagtttatttatttatatacttatatataaaaataaataaataaataaactacgtcaatacacacttTGCCATCtcgacccaaagtaagcgtagcttgtgttatgggtactaaggtgactgatgaatgcttttatgaataatatacataaatataaaaacttatattataaatacatattaacacccggacactgaaaaacatacatctttatcacacaaacattttccagttgtgggaaacgaatcTACAGCTTTGGACACtgttcactgcgccaatcgtgggtcgctgctcactgcgccaatcgtccatCTACACTGTTAAATGCATCAGGATTAAACAAAGTAATTACCTGTTTCATTAAGCTGTAAACTTTGGAAGAAGTCAGGAGGGTCGGGTCTTCTTATAACCCTGACGCAAACCCTGAAGTCCCGTTCTTCCGCTGGCAATGGAGGCTTGAAGAGCAGTCTGAGAGCCCCTCGAGGGTAAAGCCACGAAACACTGCCTTCCCTACACCTCAGGTACACAGGCGTGACTCCTCGCTCAGTGTTCGACTCCAACCCGCTGCAACAAAAAAGTCCATTAGTGAACGAGATTATCGGTAATGGGACACGTAATCTACCCATTaacatgttttcctttactacTGTCAATTTagtgataaaaatttattcatatCAAATATTTGAATgcttttatgaatttttatatttataggcaTTTTTAGGGTATACCTACTTTATGCATTACACAGTTACTTTTGCGATATGTCTAGTGTTTAttcctaaattaaataaacgcaTAATCAGAAAGCAGTAAGTTTCGAGGCTTTGCTTTGAGACAAGCGCGTAATACCGCTgattagaaatttaaattttataattgtttttgatTAAACAAATCATGTGTTTAAATAGTAGACTATTCTTGACCTTGTTAAAGTGATCATAGTTGTcttatacttaatttaaataaattacggaATTGTAACATAATATCCGGGTTTTATTTAACAGGCCTACTAGAAATACAGTTTTTGTTTGTTCTCTCTTTCATTACtttcaattttctttaaacaaaaCCTCGATTTCCAAATGAAGAGCAAAATGCGCAGTCTTTATATGTCTGAgaagaatgagacagaaatcTTTCCGATCTAAACTCATAAGTTCTGAAAATCGGTGTGGCTTGGTAAAACCAGCATTTTTAGCCAAAACGAAAAAAGCCAACACTGAAACTACCGGGACATCACAAAGCATAATGCTTTGGTAAAATTTCTACGAAATAGAACAAGTACATTgttaaattcataatattaattccGTCCAACAtagaaaaagtttaaaaaaaaaactcgagcGAAGCCACAAGCAAAAAAATGATACAAAAAAGCACGAGTCATTTTTACGGTCATCTAGATAACAAAACGCTGCAAGTCGCAAGCCACAGATAACGGCACGCGACCAAACGTCGTTTGGAAACTGGAAAGTGCTCGAAAGTAGCCTCGAGGCCCGAAACAAATGGCACAATATACTGCCTACTTATCTCGGATCATGTCACGTGGGCGAATTTCTGGAGTAGCGCCTACGCCCTGCCCACGGCAGACGACGGCCGGTCCGGACCTAACATAAAACTAAGATATACGACTAAGGGCAATGGGCCCGCTATAAAAGATAACATGTAGGTACCAGGCGACAATAAAAAAGCGACAAGCCTTTTATGTAAAACGCATTGTATTGTGTCGTATGTGTGGCCGAACGAATACCCCTTTATTAGTCGTGTTGCATCTCAGAAATTCAGTTAAGATTTATACTGCATTGTAAATGAGCAAGTTATTGAATAAGAAGGGCTTTCCGGGAACTTGGAcatgaaaatatacaaattaaggCCTTTGTTGGTGACCTCACTGCAATACCTTTGCATAATTCTTGTTTGTGGCATTATTGATTTGCTTATTCATATTGAGAAAATCAAAATTGATAGCCTTGGTCACGCTTTCTTCTCCTAAGCtttcaaaagttataatttcctcaggaaattaaaaaaactaaagcgTTGTATTCAGTAGGCGCATTAATATTTCCAAAAATATAACCAATATATTAGAGTTACTAAACTAAAGCGTTGTATTCAGTAGGCGCATTAATATTTCCAAAAATATAACCAATATATtagagtttattattatttatttcacttaataCGCGTCAAATTACCCTCCGTCCATTAATACACTGtcttttttcactttttatacCATTTATGGGAGTTATTTTTAGAATGTTCGTCGACAAGTCACATCCTTAATACTTTCACGTCAACGCAGGGCTTCCTTAATCCTCCGTAATGGGCTGAATCTTGAGATATGTACAAGTATAAAAACTCGCCCCGTTGAAAAAGGGACTACGCATACTACTCTATACCATACTTTTGTGAGGCTTCCAAATACGGCAGTATTAATGTTGTAGGATAATACGTTTTTTATTCGTCCTTTGGTTTCTTGTAGCCATTAGATTCTCTTAGCATCCACTGATATTGAAGTTTTTTAAGCATTCCCTCATATTATAAAGGTATATAATACAAGTCCAGGAATTTAAATGCAGTTCCAGGATTGCTAGTTTTTCTACATTATCGTATCTTTTACCGTGTTGTTGTTTTAAACTATTCCATCAACTAATTTTGCTGAATTAAACCGAATGCCCGCATTATTTCTGCCTTAacttgaatattatttaaaccgttgaagtcttttaattacaataaatcaatagctttaaattataatttattttctaagctaaggtaataaatactttattttttaaataaaatatcatatacCTTATTTTTCCCGAAGGCAAGTTTTAAAATGTCTGATCAAatcaatattgttatatatcaatattgtttGTGCAACATTTAAAGTTCAGtgatttaaattcatttaaatattaatggaaCTCTAATGCATTACGGGCTGACGTGAGCTGCTCGTGGCGACACACACGTGGACAAGGGTTGTCGGGGGTTAACAACCTTCGGCGCAGGCTTACATCCTCAGAATGTCGCGCAATGTTGAACCTTACATAGGTAAGAAGATTACGGCTATTAAGATGTGATTTGCAACTTTTATAGCAGCCAGTATGATTACTTTCGTGGTATAGATGTCTGAAGttgacaatttacattttattgcatttttaatcACGTTTTTTATAGTGAAACTTTATATTGACGAAATATGTACCTACGGAAGACGTTAAAAACATGTTATGAAACGGAAATGAAGTCACGATTTATGCGCGCTTCAATGCAATTTAtatgaaacttctttagactAGGTCAGGTGCGCTTCCTGATTGACCTAGGTCAGTGTACTCTTCCACTGTTACTTTTTATGCACttacatttgttttatatgAATTTCTTTGAATATCCACCTATACAGCGGAAACAGGATTATATTTAACTGTGCTGAATTTCAGCGTTACCAAtagctttaaattattattcagtattattaatttatcttggaaatttaatttactttaaaaattaaggCCACTTATACACTATAATAATGACatattaagatatattattggtttaaatttatcaaagtcaaagtcaaagtcaaaaatatctttattcaagtaggcccacaggtggcacttttgatgcgtacataagaattacacggtagtgagatgatggcgataaccacattcgtaaacttaaaactaaagctacgagggttccaaacgcgtcccggtctaagaagaagcccacaacaaacttagccgggtgttttttttttttttttttgttatcgccatctcacaatgtaattttaaattatcttttatagCACTGATTACTTTCTTGGAAGAATTAATGTTGacaatttgcatttttaatcaGGTTTATCTTACCGAGCGTATAATCTGAGCAGCAATAAGTTTATGGGTTATCTGAGCAATTCTTATGTTAATGAACATAAAAATCTTAGGACAAAgagattattttgttattttgacAATTTGAAAAATTAGGTATCCTATACTCAAGTTTATGCTaaggtaacctgttagggagtatggtagtaatacccctaaaaggtttcgGCGCGACATCGTTGgttacggccaaagcctcccaccagactagactagaggaaattcagaaataataaattgccaAATTGGAATCCAACCCGggtcctcctacttaaattcacagcgatcGCCGTTGCGCCAGGTAAGTCGACAAAagatatatacttaataatatatactaaattttTAGGAATATACACAAGAATAATTATTACCATAGTTCTTATATTTATAGAGTTGAAGAGATAAGATAATTATCATTTTAAGCGCTGGGTCTTAACAGACACAGCTGAATGAAGACCATTTTAGGATCACACCGTACCTATAATTCCTGTGTAGAATATACCCAAATAAAAGTTAttctttctttcattttaaGACATTTTTCGTGTAGAACTACTAAATCGGGTAACAAACTATATTTCGCGTTGTTAACACCTGACTTGCCCGCAACGTTATCAACGCGCTAAAACAAACACGTTACAAAAACTGTGCCCCATAAAAACCGCATCTAGGGATTTTTTCTGACacacaaaatggaaaaaaataggtacctacgtgGGGTGTTAACGGCGCAGGTTGTTCCGCATCTTTAATGACCATATTttttcatagaaatattatataaaactatagTAACGTTTTACCAGATAcgtgttgcccgcgttcttcggccgcgtttattacggtttttcgCGAATCCCGTAgaaaccttttgttttcctgggatagaaTGTAGTAAATGATGCAATGTAGTTGGGTTTGGTAGTCAGTGCGTTAAGctacaaacaaactaactaacggtgataacttcgtttgccaacttaaacctaaagctacgaggtttccaaacgttCAAaactaagaaaagcccacaacaaacttagccagatattttttttttgttatcaccatctcacagtaaattaatatgaagctatgaagttagagcaatttacacccaaacttttttatcgtataagtaatccttaacattttacctaaaaggatttttctgtcagcttacgttttatataaactttgacatctcaaagatttcatttcgAAATTtgttataacataatatacaattgcccttgaatgaatatgcaattttatgtagcctagtaaactgcacaaggagtttatttttgcttctaatatttatattgttacagtccattttctttttaaattttgttatatttttatggacataaattcaATGTTCAAATATGTAATAGTAAGTTATACATAGTCTACGAAAATGGGGTATAGCACagaatttgtttatatatgATGTCTATTATAATAGAGATGATAAGatattaaataagatatttaatCTTAAACAGTGTAGAGATAAATGTCCACATATTTTCTTGTGTCACTTCTTTtgtacgaaataaataaaaaaatccttcttTTAAATAACACAAGGTCTCAAAGTCCCTACCTAAATTCAACTATTATATGAATAtcaaaataccaaattttaaagcaaaaaaaagtagttttaaatCCTACTTCTATGTCTACGTTATAGCACTATGAAAAACGAAATACCTATGTTTAACAATTAACGTTGCTATCCcacataaatttttaaaataaaagatctattagcatttaaatataataaaaaaaaatgtttttgttcatAGAGAACTAGATGCTAAAACTGGTATGATGAGGTCATTGAACAATATAATAGGTGTGCTACATGGAAACTGTCTAAAATAGTAagacgtttaaaaaaaaaatgggtatacaaaaaaataaataagtaatctcCATAAACATTTTACTGGGGTTAAAAGTGcaaggttaaaataaataaatcaccatAAAGGAATAAAATTATTCTACCATGATTGTTTTTAAATGTAGCGATTTCACACGATTTTatttttcacggtataatttaACCGTTTAGTTTAATAGTTCACAGTAAAATTACACAGAAATTTTAATCTGTGATAATGAAAAACTAATTTCACGTGttttaggtaaaaaataaaacaaaattaccaTAAAAGATATGAATACACAGGTAGGTACTTTTATGGAACTTACTATATTGtggaacaaaatattaatagaagATGCAAGCATTTTATAGtgcgatataaatttatatcaaattGTAAAAAACGTCTTTGTTATTTTACGACGGAGCCGTGACATTATATTACAatcgataaattaaaattttaacatattggtgataaaacataaattatgttaCCGAGACACTAAAGGAGAGAGAACTAGAGACATAACGCGGACGCTATGTGTTCAATAAAAACCTTGAAAAGAAAGGCATTATCATAGGTAAAAGTAATTGCAGTGCACGGCAGCGTCACAGGCACGTTGCCAGGCGTCCGGAGAAAGCCGGACCTAGTAAGGCTTTTTGTTTGCGTGTCAGGCAAAAACCAACGGTGGCTTGTCTGGCTTTTGAAGGCTTTTTACATTTCGCAAAAGAACAAGCGCCGAGCGTGAACGAGCGCAGGCGACAGCGTTTGTgaacattataaactaaaattatacaaaatcaaTATAAAGCATTCAAAGTcttgtttttttctattcagttcttcaatgaattaaataaaaatggcagatcaaagtcaaaagtcaaagtcaaaaatatcttcattcaagtaTATAAATTCATAGGTGGCACATTTGATGCGtgcattacatgagaattacacagtaatgagatgatggcgataaccatattcgtaaactttaactaaagctacgccaaacgcgtcctggtctaataagaagctcacaacaaaacttagccgggtgttttttattgtaatcaccatcac
This portion of the Pararge aegeria chromosome 14, ilParAegt1.1, whole genome shotgun sequence genome encodes:
- the LOC120629643 gene encoding meteorin-like protein; amino-acid sequence: MGPEAVFWTLVLGLICIAEAGMMGDQCDWNGSGLESNTERGVTPVYLRCREGSVSWLYPRGALRLLFKPPLPAEERDFRVCVRVIRRPDPPDFFQSLQLNETEAAERFPARIFVEGVRRLVPLYAPDDGDVRELRCFRSRHGQAALYVEAEPEEGPKRRVAIFRYEARPLVRRHYDPATADCRPCSDSELEMAFCTSDLVSRGMMVGSEQREDLDTTQLTWRLTKLIRATAAGDTGDFDDDDEYYRYDIDNSIEHKNRRTHKHARSRKARGMHTHVHVSAACGAAAGAGEFFLMARRRLGKYTLVCAPRLHDWKLLVERRNAEGTAHCFLQH